In one Oryza glaberrima chromosome 2, OglaRS2, whole genome shotgun sequence genomic region, the following are encoded:
- the LOC127762460 gene encoding ADP,ATP carrier protein, mitochondrial: protein MAEQANQPTVLQKFGGQFHLGSSFSEGVRARNICPSVSSYDRRFTTRSYMTQGLVNGGINVPMMSSSPIFANAPAEKGGKNFMIDFLMGGVSAAVSKTAAAPIERVKLLIQNQDEMIKAGRLSEPYKGIGDCFGRTIKDEGFASLWRGNTANVIRYFPTQALNFAFKDYFKRLFNFKKDKDGYWKWFGGNLASGGAAGASSLFFVYSLDYARTRLANDAKAAKGGGERQFNGLVDVYRKTLKSDGIAGLYRGFNISCVGIIVYRGLYFGMYDSLKPVVLTGSLQDNFFASFALGWLITNGAGLASYPIDTVRRRMMMTSGEAVKYKSSMDAFSQILKNEGAKSLFKGAGANILRAIAGAGVLSGYDQLQILFFGKKYGSGGA, encoded by the exons ATGGCTGAGCAGGCTAATCAACCAACTGTCCTTCAGAAGTTTGGTGGCCAGTTCCACCTTGGCTCCAGCTTTTCTGAAGGTGTACGGGCTCGCAACATCTGCCCATCTGTCTCATCCTATGACAGGCGCTTTACCACAAGGAGCTACATGACCCAGGGCCTTGTCAATGGTGGCATCAACGTCCCAATGATGTCGTCCTCTCCAATTTTTGCTAATGCTCCAGCTGAGAAAGGTGGCAAAAACTTCATGATTGATTTCCTCATGGGTGGAGTATCAGCCGCAGTTTCAAAGACTGCTGCTGCTCCGATTGAGCGTGTGAAGCTGCTTATCCAGAACCAGGATGAAATGATCAAGGCTGGTAGGCTCTCAGAGCCATACAAGGGTATTGGGGACTGCTTCGGACGCACTATCAAGGATGAGGGTTTTGCTTCATTGTGGAGAGGAAACACTGCCAATGTGATCCGTTACTTCCCCACCCAG GCTTTGAACTTTGCTTTCAAGGATTACTTCAAGAGGCTGTTCAACTTCAAGAAAGACAAGGATGGTTACTGGAAGTGGTTTGGTGGCAACCTTGCCTCTGGTGGTGCTGCTGGTGCTTCATCTCTGTTTTTTGTGTACTCCCTTGACTATGCTAGGACAAGGTTGGCCAATGATGCGAAGGCTGCCAAGGGAGGAGGTGAAAGGCAGTTCAATGGCCTTGTGGATGTTTACCGCAAGACTCTCAAGTCAGATGGCATTGCTGGGTTGTACCGTGGATTTAACATCTCATGTGTTGGAATCATTGTCTACCGTGGTCTGTACTTTGGAATGTATGATTCTCTGAAGCCAGTTGTCCTCACTGGGTCTCTCCAG GACAATTTCTTTGCAAGCTTTGCCCTTGGTTGGCTGATCACCAACGGTGCAGGTCTTGCCTCTTACCCCATTGATACCGTCCGCAGAAGGATGATGATGACCTCTGGAGAGGCTGTCAAGTACAAGAGCTCCATGGATGCTTTCTCCCAGATCCTGAAGAACGAGGGTGCCAAGTCACTGTTCAAGGGTGCTGGTGCCAACATCCTACGTGCCATTGCTGGTGCTGGTGTGCTCTCAGGCTATGACCAGCTGCAGATCCTCTTCTTTGGAAAGAAGTACGGCTCGGGTGGTGCCTAA
- the LOC127761414 gene encoding rho GDP-dissociation inhibitor 1-like, with product MRADRAELRELKPPYPLSAPGLPLLDPTICPRHASSRASRLACVRARRAAPSFWSLAPRYFPLVPNPESASASVLALLLWYLCSRLLCLATLLPPPHCLLPWFGSFCSWVDAGCVRACVRAEAMSSAVDAISCSKGIAAPPTEEATKERVAVVGKNGGVEHGGDAATMNGKQCGEAPHCRKESNEEEEDDEEKAPKAIDLGPRVSIKDQLEKDKDDESLRRWKEQLLGSVDLNSVGETLEPDVKIMSLAILSPGRPDIFLPLPVEPNAKGVWFTLKEGSLYKLKFTFSVSNNIVSGLRYTNAVWKTGIKVDSHKEMLGTFSPQPEPYTYVTPEETTPSGMFARGSYSARTKFLDDDRKCYLEINYTFDIRREWPALS from the exons ATGAGAGCGGACAGAGCCGAGCTGAGGGAATTAAAACCCCCTTATCCTCTCTCTGCCCCCGGGCTGCCATTGCTGGATCCAACCATCTGCCCCCGCCACGCCTCGTCTCGCGCTAGCCGTCtcgcgtgcgtgcgcgcgcgtcGCGCCGCGCCCTCGTTTTGGAGCCTTGCGCCCCGCTACTTTCCCCTTGTCCCGAACCCGGAATCCGCCTCGGCGAGCGTCCTTGCTTTGCTTCTTTGGTATCTGTGCTCCCGTTTGCTTTGCCTTGCCAcgctccttcctcctcctcattgTCTCCTCCCGTGGTTCGGCTCATTCTGTTCTTGGGTTGACGCGggctgcgtgcgtgcgtgcgtgcgtgcggagGCGATGTCGTCGGCGGTGGATGCCATCTCCTGTTCCAAGGGCATCGCGGCCCCGCCGACGGAGGAGGCCACGAAGGagcgggtggcggtggtgggcaagaacggcggcgtggagcacggcggcgacgccgcgacGATGAACGGGAAGCAGTGCGGCGAGGCGCCGCATTGCCGCAAGGAGagcaacgaggaggaggaggatgacgaggagAAGGCCCCCAAGGCCATCGACCTCGGCCCGCGTGTCAGCATCAAGGACCAGCTCGAGAAAGACAAG GACGACGAGAGCCTGAGGCGGTGGAAGGAGCAGCTGCTCGGCAGCGTGGATTTGAACTCCGTAGGAG AGACGTTGGAGCCTGACGTGAAGATCATGAGCCTGGCCATCCTCTCGCCCGGCCGGCCGGACATCTTCCTGCCGCTGCCGGTGGAGCCCAACGCCAAGGGCGTCTGGTTTACCCTCAAGGAGGGCTCCCTCTACAAGCTCAAGTTCACCTTCTCCGTCAGCAACAACATCGTCTCCGGCCTCCGCTACACCAATGCCGTCTGGAAGACCGGCATCAAAG TTGACAGCCACAAGGAGATGCTCGGCACGTTCAGCCCCCAGCCGGAGCCGTACACGTACGTGACGCCGGAGGAGACCACGCCGTCCGGCATGTTTGCGAGGGGATCCTACTCGGCCAGGACGAAG TtcctcgacgacgaccggaAATGCTACCTGGAGATCAACTACACCTTCGACATACGCCGAGAGTGGCCGGCGTTGAGCTAA
- the LOC127764408 gene encoding fimbrin-4-like, with the protein MSGFVGVVVSDPSLQGQFTQVELRSLKAKFLSLKRDSGGHATTKNLPGLMKKLRGLNEVISEEEIAAHLSQSYPDADQEIEFESFLREYLNLQSRVSAKEGGGGGGSGGKTASSFLKSSTTTLLHNLNQAEKSSYVAHINTYLREDPFLKKYLPIEPTDNQLFDLVRDGVLLCKLINLAVPGTIDERAINKKRVLNPWERNENHTLCLNSAKAIGCTVVNIGTQDLVEGRPHLILGLISQIIKIQLLADLNLKKTPQLVELFDDSKDIDEVLSLSPEKMLLRWMNHHLKKAGYKKTVSNFSTDVKDGEAYAYLLKALAPEHSPETTLETKDPSERAKLVLEQAEKLDCKRYLTPKDITEGSANLNLAFVAQIFQHRNGLTSDTRQVTLNQTASRDDVLLSREERSFRMWINSLGVDSYVNNVFEDVRHGWVLLEVLDKVSPGSVNWKLASKPPIKLPFRKLENCNQVVKIGKELKFSLVNLAGNDIVQGNKKLIVALLWQLMRFNMLQLLNRLRSHSQGSQGKEITDADILKWANSKVKASGRTSQMESFKDKSLSNGRFFLELLSAVQPRVVNWKVVTKGEDDEEKKLNATYTISVARKIGCSVFLLPEDIIEVNQKMILTLTASIMYWSLQKQPQSQSETSEQSEPSSMASDAASDIASEDAASITAASEGEEVNSLSDSMSNLTTYDAISNAPPAENGNGVAG; encoded by the exons atgTCGGGGTTCGTCGGCGTCGTGGTCTCCGACCCGTCGCTGCAGGGCCAGTTCACGCAGGTGGAGCTCCGATCGCTCAAGGCCAAG TTTCTATCTCTGAAGAGAGACTCCGGAGGGCATGCCACGACGAAGAACCTCCCGGGACTGATGAAGAAGCTGAGGGGGCTCAATGAGGTGATCTCCGAGGAGGAGATCGCCGCCCACTTGTCCCAGTCTTACCCTGACGCCGACCAGGAGATTGAGTTCGAGTCATTCCTACGG GAATACCTGAATCTGCAGTCAAGGGTGAGCGCCAAAgaaggcggaggtggtggtggcagcggtggcAAGACCGCGTCATCTTTCCTCAAGTCCAGTACCACTACATTGCTGCACAATCTCAACCAGGCGGAGAAGTCGTCTTATGTGGCGCACATCAACACCTACCTTCGTGAAGACCCGTTTCTGAAGAAGTATTTACCAATCGAGCCTACCGACAACCAGCTGTTCGATCTTGTCAGGGACGGTGTTCTGCTATG TAAATTGATCAATTTAGCTGTACCTGGGACCATTGATGAGAGAGcaataaataagaaaagagtTCTTAACCCATGGGAGAGGAATGAAAATCACACCCTGTGCCTCAACTCTGCCAAGGCCATTGGATGTACAGTTGTAAACATTGGTACACAAGATTTGGTGGAGGGAAGG CCTCATTTAATTCTTGGATTGATATCTCAAATCATAAAG ATTCAACTTTTGGCTGATCTGAATCTCAAGAAGACACCCCAGCTGGTGGAATTGTTTGATGACAGCAAG GATATAGATGAAGTGTTGAGCTTGTCACCAGAAAAGATGCTACTTCGGTGGATGAACCATCATCTGAAAAAAGCTGGCTACAAGAAAACCGTCAGCAATTTCTCTACAGATGTGAAG GATGGTGAAGCATATGCTTACCTTCTAAAAGCTCTTGCTCCAGAGCATTCCCCTGAAACCACATTAGAGACAAAGGATCCTAGTGAGAGGGCTAAATTGGTACTTGAACAAGCAGAGAAGTTGGATTGCAAAAGATACTTGACTCCTAAGGATATCACTGAGGGTTCTGCCAATTTGAATCTTGCATTTGTGGCACAAATATTCCAGCATCG GAATGGTCTAACTAGTGACACCAGACAAGTTACTCTCAATCAGACTGCATCACGTGATGATGTTCTATTATCGAGAGAAGAAAGGTCCTTTCGGATGTGGATCAACAGTCTTGGGGTTGACTCTTACGTGAACAATGTTTTTGAAGATGTTCGCCATGG ATGGGTACTTCTTGAAGTACTGGACAAAGTTTCTCCAGGATCTGTCAATTGGAAGCTGGCCTCGAAACCTCCAATTAAACTACCATTCAGGAAATTGGAGAATTGCAATCAAGTGGTAAAAATCGGAAAGGAGTTAAAGTTTTCCTTAGTAAATTTAGCTGGGAATGATATTGTTCAGGGTAACAAGAAATTGATTGTTG CACTTCTGTGGCAATTGATGAGATTTAATATGCTTCAATTGTTGAATAGACTGAGATCCCACTCCCAAGGATCCCAAGGAAAAGAAATTACTGATGCTGATATACTAAAATGGGCAAACAGCAAAGTGAAAGCATCAGGAAGAACATCTCAAATGGAAAGCTTCAAG GACAAGAGCTTATCAAATGGACGGTTTTTCCTTGAACTTCTTAGTGCAGTACAACCGAGGGTTGTCAACTGGAAAGTTGTTACAAAGGGGGAAGATG ATGAGGAAAAGAAGCTAAATGCTACATATACCATTAGTGTTGCAAGGAAAATCGGATGTTCCGTGTTTCTGCTGCCAGAGGACATCATTGAG GTAAATCAGAAGATGATCCTAACGCTTACGGCTAGCATCATGTATTGGAGTCTACAGAAGCAACCACAGTCACAATCTGAAACGTCAGAACAATCAGAGCCATCTAGTATGGCTTCGGATGCAGCTTCTGATATTGCTTCGGAGGACGCTGCTTCAATAACAGCTGCATCTGAGGGAGAAGAGGTGAATTCGCTATCTGATAGTATGTCCAATTTGACCACATATGATGCTATTTCAAATGCCCCGCCAGCAGAAAATGGAAATGGTGTGGCAGGATGA
- the LOC127762645 gene encoding probable E3 ubiquitin-protein ligase ATL44 — translation MKGLHQDRFNGAAIKLLLSAMAVHGYGGGGGGGDDTATRVCTVCLLEFADSDELRTLPLCAHSFHMDCVDVWLRAHASCSLCHNAIALPSPVCAACACARASMTSSSSTLSRNHSTSMPTAAAPACSRPAAAALPLL, via the coding sequence ATGAAAGGCCTGCACCAAGATCGATTCAACGGCGCCGCCATCAAGTTGCTGTTGTCGGCGATGGCGGTGcacggctacggcggcgggggaggcggaggagacgacACCGCCACACGCGTCTGCACCGTGTGCCTGCTCGAGTTTGCCGACAGCGACGAGCTCCGCACGCTACCGCTCTGCGCGCACTCGTTCCACATGGACTGCGTAGATGTTTGGCTCCGTGCGCACGCCTCATGCTCGCTCTGCCACAACGCCATCGCACTCCCATCCCCGGTGTGCGCCGCCTGCGCGTGTGCTAGAGCCTCGatgacctcctcttcttccaccCTGTCCCGCAACCACTCCACCTCCAtgcccaccgccgcggcgcctgCCTGCtcccgacccgccgccgccgcgttgccCCTTCTCTAG